The window ACCAAGTAATAAAGCCCTAGGAAATCCAAAGAAACACTCCAGCCATAATTCCAATCTCTCATactacaataataaaataaaataaaaactaaatcaactagagattaaaaaaaaatcagcaaaaataaaatcactaccaaaaaatagaattagcTATGAATTTTGTCGCTAAATCGCTCGGACGAATTTTTTTGTTAGACTGCAGAATTTGTCCGTCTCTAATTCCTGATTTTTAGTAGTGAATTTCCATGCAATTAGCCCATGCCCATCATCTTAGCATTAGCAAAATTTTTAGCCATATCAGGATTTTGTTCCATAAATTTCTTAAGCATATCTTGATTTGTAATTTCCTCACTTGTTGGAAGTCCCATCTGCTTTTGTCTTTGATCAAACATCATTTTTTCAACTGCTGCCCTTGTCTCTGTGTCCAAATCAGACAATTTACTAGGTTCTGGTTCTACTTTTTGTGTGTCAATTTCTGGTCCACCTTTGAATAAACTTTTCCACCAATCAGATTTGTTTTGTTTAGTTAGAAGAATTGAAATTTCTTGCTGATCTTCTAAACTCCAATAACATTCATCAGCTTTCACTGATTTGAAATATTCACCATCTATTATTAATGGTTGACCTTTGAGTCCAACTTTGAGGGAATTATTCTTGATTTCAACAACCAAGAATCTTGATTTTGTACCtgataaaaagtaaaataacacAAGGTAAGATTAAAAGACCTACAATAACTTACattttgtttggatggttgttatgtatcgtttcttaatgtattgtatcgtattatattgtattgttttAATCTATATAATGTTTGAATAGATTGTATCCTTTTTTACCGTCTCATAAATTCACACTCCAACATTTAAAAAATAGGCgtacaatattataaagaaaaagtaaagTATCTGGTAGCGTAATCATTAAAAGTTAGGATGAAGGGTAAAAGAACTTAGGACAAAGCAAAAGTAAGGTAACAATATTCTTATGTAACAACGGATGTAAGATATGATACAATAAAACTaaaataacaatcaaaacaaatattatatttaaaataacaatacaaTATGATATAATACGCAACAACCATCCAAAGAAACGGTTACAAATGTAaactttttttatatttaaattcaAGTTTTGAATAAAAAACAGTAAATACAAAAAAATTTAATGTATAAACTATTGAAAAATCTTACCAGGGGGAACTGGGACATTGATGGTAACTTCTTGAAGAGATTGTCCCCATGAATAATTCTTCATGTCAAGACCATTGGACTTGTTTGGCTTtagtttcttgttttcttcttcttttgggcGTGAAgatgaattttctttttcttttggtgctgaagaagaagatttttcttgttctttttcgATAGACTTCATAGGTTGTTCTTGATTTTCTTCAGTATACTCAGAGAGAATTGCcatacttgaaaaaaaaaattaaacaaattcTTTTTGAAAAAGAAGAGCAAAAGTAGAAGGAGAAGGAAATTATGTGAATTGATGTGAGAATTTGGGAGAAGAATATAATGAGTGTATTTATAGAGATAAAAACCCTCTTAATTAGGAATTAGAATCCTTAATTGAGTTGGAAAGCTCCTAAACCGACTCAAGACCTCTTTCCTAgttttcatttatttactttttctagaaATTCGAATTACTGAAAGAAAAAGAATGGTTTAGTGAGAATAATGGAATCTTACATCAAAGGCAAGTATTTTACTTTTCCTActtataaattaaatattacttattaaatttaatttttttttttttttgaaatagactaaaaaataaatcatcaatctaACCTTTGTAGGAATAAGACAAAGAGAATAATAGTAATCCTTTTATCTCAAATGTATAAAGATAATGTAACTAAGACTAACGTTGACTGTATAATCTAATGATTAGTGATAACAATGTTCGAAAGTTTGTAATTCAAGAAAATCAAATGGATCATATCATTATAACGTTAAATTGTTACTGCGCAAACTAATAACTTAATAtcgataaaataaaaatatttttttttaattcgaGTTATCGATTTTACTCGAAATATGCGCATCCCTAACCCAAGGATCTATGTGGTAGTTTTATTTCATCTAGATGACTAATGACTATTTAGGTTTTGTTCTCGCTCTTCTAATTGACAATCAACCTGACGCCTTCGTTAATCCCACGTCGGGGCCAAGGAAATCGAACGTCTTCAAATTTAAGCAAAGGCACGGcgagatgctgagggagttcgtgtcccgactTCAGATGGAAAGAATGGAATTACCTACGGTCTTCGATGACTGGGCAATACAGGCCTTTATGCAAGTTCTGAATGAAAGGAGTTCGATCGCTTCTCGGCAGTTAAAGCAGAATTTGATTGAATATCCTGCTGTGACATGGTCGGATGTGCACAATCGTTATCGGTCAAAGATCAGAGTCGaggacgaccagttgggagccccctcgggttcAGTGTATCCTAACAGATTCGCAGTCAAGCCCTCGAGGGACACAGACCAGGAACCGAGATTCAACAAAGAGCGATATCAGCCATATGCCGATAGAAAGAACAGTGGCCCGAGCCGCAACATTCCTCGGAGTGATcgaagaaatgatcgaggtcaatgctctcggggactcatgagcaaaagaGGTTTTGAAAAACATTCCGACCCCACAGAAGCtcctcgattatcagaatacaacttcagtgtCGATGCATCTGGGATTGTCTCCGGTATTGGGAGAATTAAAGACACCAGGCGGCCCAGGCCAATAcagaccgatccttcccaaaggaacccgaacttgatgtgcaagtatcatggtacaCATGGATATACAGAAGATAGCAGACAGCTAAGggaagaagtggctcggttgTTCAACGAaggccaccttcgagaatttctaagtgatcgggctaagaatcacttcagggaGAGAGATACAAGGAAAACTGAGCAAGAAAAACCACAACATGTA of the Nicotiana tabacum cultivar K326 chromosome 7, ASM71507v2, whole genome shotgun sequence genome contains:
- the LOC107791897 gene encoding protein BOBBER 2-like, which encodes MAILSEYTEENQEQPMKSIEKEQEKSSSSAPKEKENSSSRPKEEENKKLKPNKSNGLDMKNYSWGQSLQEVTINVPVPPGTKSRFLVVEIKNNSLKVGLKGQPLIIDGEYFKSVKADECYWSLEDQQEISILLTKQNKSDWWKSLFKGGPEIDTQKVEPEPSKLSDLDTETRAAVEKMMFDQRQKQMGLPTSEEITNQDMLKKFMEQNPDMAKNFANAKMMGMG